One Malus sylvestris chromosome 14, drMalSylv7.2, whole genome shotgun sequence DNA segment encodes these proteins:
- the LOC126600289 gene encoding uncharacterized protein LOC126600289 produces the protein MRSIATCYSEHAIKVSDSYCSGPSNQAYVTPKLTPSIPSEVTCLYRAKLSTQNRILITLTWFNKFTFQGLTITIGDNKSQPSKSSTSTHKLENQKGTLAFQSCNTKIEVFWDLSTANYESGPEPATGFFLMVLADLELCLLLGDKVEQALDLEKYKTIMSQKIFTLVSRSEHFSGNAVYATKAQFCDTGVSHDIVIKCDQPEELGSKTPVLSVCIDKKKIFQVKRLRWNFRGNQTIFLDGLLVDFMWDIHDWLFNPKSGIAVFMFRTRSGLDSRLWLEDKNLEKKGQENSDEFSLLICACKSSD, from the coding sequence ATGAGAAGCATAGCAACTTGTTACAGCGAGCATGCCATAAAGGTCTCAGATTCATATTGCTCAGGCCCATCAAACCAAGCTTATGTGACCCCAAAATTAACCCCATCAATCCCAAGTGAAGTGACATGTTTATACAGAGCCAAGCTCTCAACCCAGAACCGGATTTTGATCACACTCACCTGGTTCAACAAATTCACATTCCAAGGCCTCACAATCACCATTGGAGACAACAAATCTCAGCCGTCCAAATCGAGTACCAGCACCCACAAGTTGGAAAACCAAAAGGGCACCTTGGCATTCCAATCCTGCAATACCAAGATTGAAGTTTTCTGGGATTTGTCCACTGCCAATTATGAATCCGGACCGGAACCGGCAACCGGGTTTTTCCTCATGGTTCTGGCTGACTTGGAACTCTGCCTCCTCCTCGGCGACAAGGTCGAACAAGCTTTGGACCTGGAGAAGTACAAAACCATCATGTCACAAAAAATATTCACATTGGTTTCTAGGAGTGAGCATTTCTCAGGCAACGCTGTGTATGCAACAAAAGCTCAATTCTGTGACACTGGAGTATCACATGACATTGTGATCAAGTGTGATCAACCCGAAGAACTGGGCTCGAAAACCCCGGTTTTATCTGTCTGCATTGACAAGAAGAAGATTTTTCAGGTGAAGAGGTTGAGGTGGAATTTCAGAGGGAACCAAACAATTTTTTTGGATGGTTTACTGGTGGATTTTATGTGGGATATTCATGACTGGTTGTTCAATCCAAAATCTGGAATTGCTGTGTTTATGTTCAGGACAAGGAGTGGATTGGATTCCAGGCTCTGGTTGGAAGACaagaatttggaaaagaaagggCAAGAAAATAGTGATGAATTTTCTTTGTTGATCTGTGCATGTAAGAGCTCTGACTGa
- the LOC126599535 gene encoding fructose-bisphosphate aldolase 6, cytosolic-like, which yields MSAFKGKYHDELIANATYIGTPGKGILAADESTGTIGKRFSSIGVENTETNRRALRELLFTTPGAVQYLSGVILFEETLYQKTDAGKPFVDVLKEGGVLPGIKVDKGTVELAGTNGETTTQGLDGLGERCKKYYEAGARFAKWRAVLKIGPNEPSQLSINENANGLARYAIICQENGLVPIVEPEILVDGSHDIQKCADVTERVLAACYKALNDHHVLLEGTLLKPNMVTPGSDAKKVPPEMIAEYTVRALQRTMPAAVPAVVFLSGGQSEEEATINLNAMNKLKANKPWSLSFSFGRALQQSTLKAWSGKEGNVKKAQEAFLTRAKANSEATLGNYKGDAKLGEGAAESLHVKDYKY from the exons ATGTCGGCCTTCAAGGGAAAGTATCACG atGAGCTCATTGCTAATGCTACCTACATTGGTACCCCGGGAAAGGGTATCCTTGCAGCCGATGAGTCAACTGGCACGATTGGCAAGCGTTTTTCCAGCATTGGCGTTGAGAATACTGAGACAAACAGGCGCGCTCTCCGTGAGCTGCTCTTCACCACTCCCGGTGCCGTCCAATACCTCAGCGGAGTCATTCTCTTTGAGGAGACCCTCTACCAAAAGACCGATGCTG GTAAGCCATTCGTTGATGTTTTGAAGGAAGGTGGTGTCCTCCCTGGCATTAAGGTTGACAAGGGCACTGTCGAGCTTGCTGGTACCAATGGTGAAACCACAACTCAGGGTCTTGATGGCCTTGGCGAACGTTGCAAGAAGTACTACGAAGCTGGTGCCCGATTTGCAAAATGGCGTGCCGTGCTGAAGATTGGCCCCAACGAGCCTTCTCAGCTGTCAATCAACGAGAACGCCAATGGGTTGGCCCGATATGCTATCATCTGCCAGGAGAATGGCCTCGTTCCCATTGTTGAGCCAGAGATTCTGGTTGATGGATCCCATGACATTCAAAAGTGTGCTGATGTGACCGAACGTGTTCTTGCAGCATGCTACAAGGCCCTTAACGACCACCATGTCCTGCTTGAAGGAACTCTATTGAAGCCTAACATGGTGACTCCAGGATCTGATGCAAAAAAGGTTCCACCCGAGATGATTGCTGAGTACACTGTCCGTGCCTTGCAGCGCACCATGCCCGCAGCTGTCCCTGCTGTGGTGTTCCTCTCTGGTGGGCAGAGCGAGGAGGAGGCTACCATCAACCTCAACGCTATGAACAAGTTGAAGGCGAATAAGCCATGGtctctttccttctccttcGGACGTGCCCTTCAGCAAAGCACTCTCAAGGCTTGGTCAGGAAAGGAAGGGAACGTGAAGAAGGCGCAGGAGGCTTTCCTAACCAGGGCCAAGGCCAACTCGGAAGCGACATTGGGAAACTACAAGGGTGATGCCAAGCTCGGTGAAGGTGCCGCGGAGAGCCTTCACGTCAAGGACTACAAGTATTGA